The sequence CAGTTTGCTGCGGCGGAAGTGCACGTCGCTTTCCCTCACGGTCACGGAAGCGAACGCGAACGCGGTGGGGCTGTATAAGCGGCTGGGATTTACGGTGACGCATGTGTTCGATGCGTTTGTGTGGGAAGGGTAGCTGCTAGCCTCTAGCTCCTAGCCAGGAGCTAGAAGCTGGGAACCGAACCTGTTAACGCCGCAACAGCCACATCAGCCAGCCTGCAATAGTCAGCCCGATCATGAAAAAGACGAAACATTCGATGCCGTAGCGCACCTGCTCGCGGGGTGTGTTGCGTTGGGTGATGCCGAAGACGATGGAGGTAAAGAAGGCGAAGATGAGCGCGGCGGAGAAGTGGGAGAGTTCGAGGCTCACTGCTTCTCTCCGATGGCGATGTGGTAGGCGTCGACGGCGGCGATGACGTTCAGGAGCCCCGCCACCACGATGTACTTGGTGCCGTAGTCGGCGGTGGCGAGGTTGATGGAGCCGCGTCCCCAGTCCATCATGCGGGTGACGATGTAGAAGAGGCCGGCGCCCAGGTCGCCCACGAAGCCCAGCATATCCAGGATGTCGCCGGTATTGGGCGAGTACACCTTGCCCTGCATCAGGATCCCGAGAACGAACATGACGGCGACCGAGACCAGGAGCAGCGCGCCGCGAATCCAGCGCTGGAGCAGGAAGTGGCCGCCGCCGGGAACCAGCCAGGCGACGATGGTGACGACCACCGCCCACGGAGTGACAGGCTTGCGCGCAGGCTTGGCTTTCTCCGCCGGGGCTGCAGTGGTGGCTTCGGCCATCAGATGAGCACGATCTCCTGCTGGATTTTCCCTGTGACTTCGGCACGGCCGGGGCGCACGAGCACGTTCACTTCGCTGCGCACGCCGAACTCGGGCAGGTAGATGCCGGGCTCGATGGAGAAGCAGGAGTTGGGAATGATCTCGCGCTCGTCTTTGGTCTCGAGGTTGTCCATGTTGGCGCCGTTGGCGTGGACCGAGGTGCCGATGGAGTGGCCGGTACGGTGGACGAACTGGGCTCCGTAGCCGGCGGCGGCGATGTGCTGGCGAGTCGCCTGGTCCACTTCCCAGCCGCAGATACGGCGGCCCTGGGCGACGGCGTCCTGCACGGTCTTGACGCCGACATCGCGGGCGCCGCGCACGATCTCGAAAATCTTCCGGTGGCGGTCGGGAATGGACTTGCCCACGAAGCCGGTCCAGGTGATGTCGTAGTAGACCGAATCCGGCTGGTCGAGGCGAGCCCAGATGTCGAGCAGGACGAAGTCGCCCTCACGGATGGGAGCGGAGCGGTCGGCGCGGGGCTCGTAGTGCGGGTCGCCGGAATGCGCGTTCACGCCCACGATGGGCGCGTCTTCGGTCACCAGCTTTTCGCGGGCGAAGGCTTCCATGATCCACTGCTGCATCTCGAATTCGTGGGTGCCGCTGCTGCGGACGCGGCGTCCGATCTCCTGGAAGGCGGCGGCGGTGATGGCGTCGATTTTGTCGCGGGCGGCGTAGTGGGTCTGGATCTGGGCGTCGCTCCAGGTGGCCTCGAAGCGGGCCACCAGGTTG is a genomic window of Terriglobales bacterium containing:
- a CDS encoding DUF6677 family protein, with product MAEATTAAPAEKAKPARKPVTPWAVVVTIVAWLVPGGGHFLLQRWIRGALLLVSVAVMFVLGILMQGKVYSPNTGDILDMLGFVGDLGAGLFYIVTRMMDWGRGSINLATADYGTKYIVVAGLLNVIAAVDAYHIAIGEKQ
- a CDS encoding M24 family metallopeptidase, yielding MDLAAIQSALREQQFDAWLFYDHHHRDPIAYRVLGLPESLMVTRRWFYLIPAQGEPSKLVHRIEAGHLDSLPGSKREYSAWQELWENLKAMLAPYRVIAMQYSPNNLVPYIGLVDAGTIELIRGFGKEIASSGNLVARFEATWSDAQIQTHYAARDKIDAITAAAFQEIGRRVRSSGTHEFEMQQWIMEAFAREKLVTEDAPIVGVNAHSGDPHYEPRADRSAPIREGDFVLLDIWARLDQPDSVYYDITWTGFVGKSIPDRHRKIFEIVRGARDVGVKTVQDAVAQGRRICGWEVDQATRQHIAAAGYGAQFVHRTGHSIGTSVHANGANMDNLETKDEREIIPNSCFSIEPGIYLPEFGVRSEVNVLVRPGRAEVTGKIQQEIVLI